The genomic window GCTCGACCTGCGCGAACAGCAGGAACGTCGCGGCGCGGTCGACGTTCGCCCCCGGTCGGCGCGACGCCCAGGCCGACGTGTGCGCGCCGCGCGCGACGGCCGAGCGGATGACGCGGTGGTACGCGTCGTCGTACTCGACCTCGTCGATGCGGTGGCCCCACCGGTCGTGCGTGCGCAACTCCGGCGTCCGGATGTTCGCGAGCTCGGCATCCCGCTGGAACGACGCCGACCCCACGAGCCGGCCGACCTCGTGCAGCACGGGCGCCGCGCCATCCGTGCCGTCGCCGACCCCGCTCCCCCACCGGGCGACCGCCTCGACGAGCGACGCGTTCGCGGCGAACTCGTCGACGCCCACTCGCGCCGCTGCCTGGTTCTCGACCTCGTGCGTGATCATCGTCGACCTCCGCCCTCCATTCCACACCCGGCGGGGCGCCGACGGCACCACCAGCCCGGGTTCAGTCGTCGGAGAGCCGCTGGAACAGCACGTGGTCCTGCCAGCGTCCGGCGATGCGAAGGTACCTCGGCGCGAAGCCGATCCGCTCGAAGCCGTTCTTCGCGAGCACCCGCTGCGATGCGGCGTTGTGCGGCAGCGTCGCCGCCTGCACGCGGTGCAGCCCGAGCTCGCCGAACGCGAGCGCGAGCGTCGCACCGACCGCGGAGCTCGCGAACCCGCGACCGTTCACCGTCGATGCGACCCAGTAGCCGAGGTTGCCGGACTGGAACGGGCCGCGCACGATGCCGCTGAGGTTCATCTGGCCGACCACGACGCCCTCGTCGTCGAGCACCACGAGCGGCAGCATGTCGCCCGCATCGTGGAGCCGCCGCCCCGCTTCGATCAGGTCGAGCTGGCCGGCGGTCGTGAAGAAGGCGTCGGGTCGCACCGGATCCCACGGTGCGAGGAACTCACGGTCGCGCACCCGCAGGTCTGCGAGGCGTTCGGCGTCGCCCGGCTCGACGAGCCGGACGCGGGCGCGAGCGGGGGCGGGAAGGGCGGCCACCGTCCGAGGCTACCGATCACGCCCGCGCATCGCGACGGCGATGTCCGCGTCGCGACGCGGCCGCTCTCGCGGCGACCCGCTCACCCCTCGAGCAGCCCGCGCAGGTCGGCGGCGGTGATCGACGCCTCGGCGAGCCCGTCACCGGCGACGAACCCGACGTCGCCGACGGCACGCGCGCCCGGCCCGTCGCCGACGTCGGCGGTGCTCCCGAGCACCGACGCCGCGAGCTCGCCCTTGCGCGCCTTCAGCGCCATGACCTTCTCCTCGATCGTGCCCGTCGCGACGAGCCGGTACACCATGACCTGCTTGTCCTGCCCGATGCGGTGCGCGCGGTCGATCGCCTGCGCCTCGCTCGCGGGGTTCCACCACGGGTCGAGCAGGAACACGTAGTCGGCCTCGGTGAGGTTCAGGCCGAACCCGCCCGCCTTGAGGCTGATGCAGAAGACGGATGCCTCGCCCGCGCGGAAGCGCGCGACCTCCTCGTCGCGGCGGCCCCGGGGCGTCGACCCATCGAGGTACGCGTGCGGCACGCCCGCGGCACCCAGCCGGCTCGCGACGCGGGCGAGGAACGACGTGAACTGGCTGAACACCAGCGCCCGGTGGCCCTCGGCGAGCACGTCGTCGAGCTGCTCGAACAGCGCGTCGAGC from Agromyces aurantiacus includes these protein-coding regions:
- a CDS encoding GNAT family N-acetyltransferase, which codes for MAALPAPARARVRLVEPGDAERLADLRVRDREFLAPWDPVRPDAFFTTAGQLDLIEAGRRLHDAGDMLPLVVLDDEGVVVGQMNLSGIVRGPFQSGNLGYWVASTVNGRGFASSAVGATLALAFGELGLHRVQAATLPHNAASQRVLAKNGFERIGFAPRYLRIAGRWQDHVLFQRLSDD